The sequence aaacaaataagacAATAGAGGGGCCCAGAGAAGAATAAGTATTTTGCTTGCATAATTGATGCCTTGCTCTTGGGGTTTTTATCAATTTACTGTTCAGGCCATAATTATACTTGTGGAACCGAAATTCTATTTTTGCATGCTGTCATTCTGGAACTTCACGTGTAACACATTGCGGATGAGAGACTAAGGTAATATGAGTTTGCACTGCATAATATCTGAAGGAGTTATTCACACTCAGACCTGCTTTTGGCTATGGTGAGGGGCCCCTATGGGCTAATGCTAAGAGCCTGGTTCTATACATACGCACACCACCTTGAGGAAGAGTAGAGGTGAGGTTAGAGCTTGCCACCATTATATAAAACAAGTGGCTGTGCATTGCCTTTACATGGCAATAGGCAGCGTGCAACCAACTGTACAGAGGAATGCAGGTAGTCCTGCTGGCGCCCCAGTGCAGCCACAAAGTCTGATCGTGCCTTGAGACGGTACTGTGTATTACAGAACTGGTGCCGCCCCAGAACAAAATAGCTGCGTATAGCAGCCCTAGgttgtaatgcagctttaaaaccAACTTGCCAGTGTCAGTAATGTAGAGTTTATTGcactgtaagtaaaaaaaaatcaccatctTCACACCATAACCTATTAGTGAAGGGGAAGGCAATTGAACACCTAAACCACTTAAGAAAAATGCCACTTCTATAATTATATTGTTAGGTATACCAACTGGCTTGGAGGGGGTGGGTTCATTTATTTGTGCAGCACTGCACTCTGATATAAATAATCTCAATTCCACTCAAAGGCGTGCCTCTACATCGGGCAGTCACGCTGGCACCCACAGTGTGCCTTGAGCTGGTACTGATGGGAGCACCTGGCCTGGAGGGCCCCCTTAGTCCAGTTCTGTACACACAAAGCTGACATATGGATGCTAATCGACTTAACTGGTAAAGAAAACATGGGCCTTTCTATGATTCAAGGAACCATAGCAGCATGGGCTGCTATGCTTAATGCTACTGATGACCATCATAGGAAAGCATTTTACATTACTTCAATAATTTGTCCCATACTGCATTCTAAGTATTGGCTGTTTTTCAACTGGTCAGAAACACATATTAGTATGTCAACTCATCATACAGAGAGAACATCATCGTCACTCCCTCAGCAGTATAAAAGGTTCTCTTTACAAttcaaaaatcatattttatataaacatggttaacaaaataaaattattaaaagcaTAATGATTGGACAAAGAACAATACATAATTGTGGTTATACAGTTTCTCAAAAAGAAAATTAGAACATTTTTGCGTTGACAAACGTCTTATAAGACATAGGAAAAGAAAGCTTATAACCACTGTTTTAGCAGAATGTTCAACAATGTTAACACTCTATAAGGGATTCTTAACTATTGTCCTAAAACACGGCCTTGGGGGACTTTGCATCGTCACTGGAAATGGGATTTATCTCTAAGCAGTTGGTATCTGTCAGGTCTGTGCAATAGTTGCTAGCAAATGGATTTATCTCTGCAATATATGACTGGCAAAAGGGTTTATCTTTGTATAATACATGTCTAGCAGTGGGATAATTTCCATGGAAAATATAACTTGCAATCTATTTGAAATGCATGGCTGGCGAAGAAGGAATCACTGTGCATAGCAAAGGGATATATCTCTGTGCAACTTACGGATGTCAAAGGGGGATGCTCTACAGACACATTAATTAAAGGATTCATATTCCTACCCAAGGAATACacctataaaaagtatttttttcacaatattgTACATGCATCGCTTTTTAGCAGTGCATGTAGCTAAGATATATATTTCTTCCTAGCACAGAGCACTAGaaattgtttttttactgtaataGTCTTCTATCTTGAAATTTTGGCAATGGAATTTGTGCACTGCACTaatttaatatattcattttaaattgttatttttatgttaaaaagTGCACACTGTGCTATGCCCCTTACAGAGTGTCTGTCTTAAATAAGAAGCATGGCTAGAATCTGAATGTATGTGTTGGGTTTATTGAGTAGAATCTGGTAGCCTTTGTTATTGGTTCAGTGCAAGTTTTAAAAGACTTGgccctataaataaattttgCAATGTTTCACATATGGGCTTTGATATTACTGTGACAAAAGACTTGGAGGATGCATTAATCTCAATCAAACATATTGGATATACCAAGAAGAATAATTATATCATCAAATACAGGTTCGTGAATCTGGTCATCTGCCAACAGTACTAACAGGTCGGCATTGTGATTTGACAAAAACACAGAATAGCTAGATCTGGTCAACTGCCCAATCACATGTGTAGTAGAACTGAAAATGGCACTAGGGCTGAGAAGTAGAATTGGCCCGTGTGGGGCAGCATAAGATGCAGTCTGACATGGATATTCTGATCAGTACACTTGCTGATACTGACCAATTATGCACAGCGATagtcaaagttacttattttcaaCACCAGCATGAATATAACTCCTACAAAATCCTGGTTTAAATACGTATTGACATTATATTATAATCACCTAGTGAGGAACATGCCCGATACATTTATCTATAATAGGAAAACATGGACAATGTCATATTTAAGTACAGATATTTTGTAGCTTGCACATAGCACCATCTCTATACCTTACTGCATCTCCAGGCCATACTGCACCCCAACTGCTGCTCAGTATTGCCATTTGGGACACTTCCTTGGGTTGGCTCCTGCAGGAAACTCCTCGCTGATGCCAAGTCTGCATGTAATGCACCAGGAAAGGCAGCAGCTGAATGACCTCCTGCTTGAGACAGGAAGTCTCCTCTGCTAGCCAGACTCCAAGCAGCCTGACCGACGCCAGGACAAAGGGATCCTCCAGTTTCTCCGAACCCATCTGAAATATCAGGAAGTCAGGTCAAAATTCACAAATTAGGCAGAGTATAGATTTGTACACTTAAGTAGAAAGAGAAGCCCACATATTGCCCTGCCAGCTAGGTCTTGTGCCAAGCAACACAACCACCAGACACACCATACTTTCCATGAAGGTTCAATGGCTTCAACATTTCCTTTATGAATCTAATACCAGAAATTCATAAAATGTTGTTAGCACATACAGTGCTGCATTCAATTTTGGCAAAATTTTAATTCATGTTTCCAGCGACATGAATATTGAGCAGGTGGATAGATGCATACTGTGTGCAATCTTTGCAGAGAACACTGCATGACCACAACCACAAATAATAGATCAGCCGATCACCACGTGAATTATCTAGTGTACAACACCCAGAGCAGTAAGATGACCACTGAACAGTGCAATACAATTCcattacttttaaaaataattccctTAAATAAAGCTAACTTTCTAAAGgacacataaaataaagaaagggAATTATAAGGTGAAACTACATTGATAATTAAAGCCAGAGACTGCTAGGATCATCAGCCACGATTTATGCATGTGTAGGCTATGCCAATAACCTAggaaagagctacggaatttgctggcgctatataaattaatgttgatgatgataggatGTCTGATTCCTTCTGTGCCTCCTGGAATTACGTGTGTAGGAGATGCCCCCCACCACTCTCGGACAACAGAAGTGATATAGGGAATGTagtcttttgcaaaaaaaaataagatgaaaggCACAGAGCGTCCATTACAATAGACCACCAGGCTCATGTGTCCAGTTTTGCCCACAAACCTAGCGTAAAATGAAAAATGAGCAAATGAAATAATTTGTTTGGAATTTATGATATACATTGTTGTCTTTCCATTTATTAAATTGTACCAAAATTAAATTCCATGTAACACTTGTCCTGCTTACTGCCTTAGTTACCACGTTTATGAGAGTTTGCATTATGGTGTCCAGTGATGTTGTGCTTAATGTGCCTTCTATTTATAgtcaaattgtaaaaataatgtataagttaaaaataaaatgcagactgGTTACCTGCTGTAAGTAGTACATAACTGCTCCACAGGCCTCCTGCATCACTTGGAGGAGCTGCAACTTCTGATTCTCTTTCAGCATTGGATGTCCCTCCTCTTTTGTACACTCCTGAATACCCATCTCCACTAGGGCATAACATGCTGTGGCAGCAGCCTGTCTTGAATCAAGTGGCTCAGGATCTTCCAGTGCCATCCTGATCTCGACACAAGCCAGGTTTACCAGTAAACACAAGAACCTTGCCCTTTCTCCTTTGCTTTCAACAAAGATCCAAGATGAGCCGTAAATGTGAGAAAGACATGCTCCAAGCTTCAATGCGGGGTCTCGCTGGGAAATGCTAAGCTTATTACTCAGTATTTTAAGTAAACCCCTGCATAGATGTTTAAGGCAGTCTGTGCCCCAAGAGGTCTCAAGCAAAACTGGTGAAGGAGGAAGGAAACCAGGAAGGATTTCTAATAGGTGGAATTTACGGTTGTtctcttcattgtaaaactcttCACAGAGTCTAAACAACAGGCGTTGACATTCTGTGCTGCTTTTCTTCCAACATTTTTCTGGCATAGAGGTGAGCAGAGCAGTGAGAATCTTGAGGGCATTTTCCCAGCCTTGATTGCGATTCAAATAAGCCTTGCATAGGGAAGATACAGTGCCACCGGACACCAAGTGCTTTACTCCCTGTGGGGAGGTCATGATACTCACAATACACTGGTAAGCATCTTCCACCATGGAAGTCAAGTCTATGCTGTCTGGGGGGCATGACGTAAGCAGAGTTTCATTAAGAATAGGAATCTTATTGAGAACCTGAGGATGTGTAGCCAGAGAGGGCTCAGTGCAGAAACAAGCTAACAGAGTCAACCCCAGGCTTCGAAACAAGTGTTCTGGACACCCATCAGGTGTAGTCTTTGAAAAGAGAAGACGGTTTGGAAAAGAGAAACCAACAGCATCAAAAATCCTGCGCCTTGTTCCATCATCCAGTTCCCCAGCTCGTGCACACTTTGTGACCTGAGAAGGGACATTCAAAACAATTATTTTGCTACATGAGAAAGGATAGTGGTCAGCCTGTGAGACAGCTGTGTCCTGTGAGGTGATTCTATCTGTGATAGGCTGCTGCGTGATGGGCAGGTCTAGTACAGGGATtttgcagtatttattttatgcacTGTAATGTCAAACTGAGGTAAATCTTAAGTAGACAGCGACAAAGGAAGCAGCTACAGATATTGTTCAAATACAGTGTATGAAGAAATTGAACCAAAAGACTGAGTTAGAGTGTGGAGGGAGCAATGTTCTCCAACAGCACACAGTacaaaaatgttgaaattaatgtCAAACTGacgcaggaagattgtggtgtcaaacacacATCCAACTTGTTGTGTACGGTAGTGTTTCCAACTAATGTGTTATGTTGACACACATTTATGTGTCCATATAACAGGGTGGATGTGTCACAAAAACTTAAGTGagaaagtttgtaaaaaaaaaattgaaatgatATAATTCAATCATTGTGAAATAAAACTGTTGAGTTATTTTATGTATTGGTATTTGTGGTTATAGTTTGCTTATAAGAATATTTTAGCATTGGTGTATCATATTAAAATTAGTCACATGGATAGTGTGATAGCAGGTATGTCACAACATAAAAATAAGATTGGGATCCACTGCTGTATTTTTTCATATTCAGTTCAAGTATATGATAGAGCACATTTTGTAACTGCAAATAAGAAGTACATCAGGTTATGTACTGGGAACATGTCATTAAGTGTATGGGCTTTAAGCGTATAAAAGGTAAACACAACTATGCAGCATGAAAATGATGAAAGTTATGCTTCTATGCTATTTCTGTATCAAGTCTTACCAGCAGTAGAGCTGCAAACTGCTCACTATCACTCTTTGCTGCTTTAAGAACTTCCAAGCATCGCTCTAGGGCAGAATTCTGGGTGCCCTCACCTGTGGATGTCTCTGCTCTTGAGGTCATTATATGAAGTACCTGGAGAAAGAGAGATTGTAAAGTTTGAACTATACACAGCTCAATGATTACTATCAATTTCTTGAACAGAAAAGTTCTAAAGGATTTTTAACTCCACAAATTAAAACttaaacatatactgtatgtttacaATGCATACGCTTGTCAGTGAAGGTACTTATAAACCCATTTTCTGTGGAAGCAGGTTTATCTATAGGTCAAGATGGTGAGGTTTATGGGTGAAGGATGGGGAGGACAGAAGTTTGCACCAGCCAGTAGGAAGCGTTGGGCGGACTGAGAGTGCCTATTGCAAAGTGCAGCTTAAGTGTATGTGTGCACTTCATTTTTTGATTTTGTCgtacaagattatttaaattagatcaAGGGTAATTGTGTGGAATGGCACACATCCCTTTTCTCCAGACAAAAGAACTTAAATCCACCACCTAAGAGGAGCCAGAGATTGGCTCTTGTCCCTATACTTAAAATAGGACGCACCTTGCACGTGCCATTTTAACTTCTGTGAAAAAGCACATGTGTAGAAGCACTCCTGTCTAAGAAACACAAATCATCAAATACATGCAAGTGCCAAATGTAATGAGTATTGCCCCAATGCCCCATCCCCTCAGAAATAGcagtattttaatttattaaagtaGTAGATTGTAGGGGAACGTTTATAGTGTTTCTACAGATTCAGGTTCATCCACCAAACCATGAGAATGCTTTATATGGCTGTTCCAAAGACCATGGGCATGCAAAGGCACATGAACAAACATAACTGCATTCATCACAATTTTTGGaagcacacattatatatatatatatatatatatatatatatattaattcctGAAGACGTACACCTAACATCAATAAGACTAAGCAGGGTCTTACACGACAGTTATTGTCATGGTATGTCCTATCCTCTACCCAGTGGCTGGCTGGGCTGTACCTCCCGGCCGATCCCGTAGTGgactaccttaggctgggtcacccccattattttattttcctttaaaatgctcctatcaggctgctgagtcgagtgttGACCCCTCCCCTGGTTCTACCTTTGTGGTATAAGCCCTATTGTAGGCTACATTGCTTTACAATTGCTTTTAAGGGAGCGAAAAAATAGAGAGAATCTCGCATTTCAATTAGTGATGTGATAATTTCAacaaatatttttgttgtttgttcatAGAGAGCCCTGTAAAGACAGTCTGGATATAAGGCGATCCTGCACAGCATACATGTACCGTTGTAGCTGCACAGGAGGCATATCAAGAAACTCCCTATATACCGGCAGCAGCACATAGACTATTCGTCATAGACCTCTAGCGGGTACTTTTAGGCTTCCGATGCTACGGCCACTACAGTCCGGGCTCTCCCGCAGTGACACCCGGAGACTCAGCTACACAGTACTACTTCCTCACTTACACGTGTTCCGGGTTCTGGTCCCAAGTCATCTTCCGCCTCACAGCCAATCAGCCACCTCCACTCACACTTCAGGGGCTGCCATGGTAACTGACGCCATGCTGGGAAGGGAGAGGGGTGGCCCTGGCATCCGGGTAAAGCAGGACTTCCGGGAGAGGGAGGGAGCAGGTCTGGGGACAGGGGGATGGGCTACGGGCTTAGCCTAGGGGACAGCGACAGGTACCTAACACAAGGCTCTGCAGTCACTGCTGACATGTATGTAGCACTATGCAGGTATGTATGTCAGGTGCACACACGTTTGTCATGTCAGCTACACATATGTTTGTATGATGTATTTGCAGCAACAACTGCAATTCTATAGCTCATCTGCTCGTGTATAAACCTGCTCTTGTTCTTACATTGTACACCTCAGGCACTTTCCTGGTATAGGGTCTAGCAAAAGGTTACGTTTAGTGCAGTGCGGTTTCCACATAGATCCTATTCGCTTAAGCACtctgatatatgtatgtataattgaCAGTCATGTGGtaggcaagtgtgtgtgtgtgtgtgtgtgtgtgtgtgtgtgtgttagtgtaaATCGCACCTGTTGTGTGCAGGGTCACAGCACATATATTTATAAACCCATTACTCTTAAGCTTTATACCTTGCTGACCATTGCAGTTTCCCATCAGGTTATGCTCTGTTACTGGCCATACCTCATGTCCTTCCCCCCTCGTAATGCTTTGTATTCTTCCATACGGAGACGTAAGCGGCTGTGCCCTGGCTGAGGGAGAGATATTTAAGTATTTCTGCACATACGTATTTGTGACAATGTGAGGCAGGTGTATAAACTAACGTATGAGTTTTGTTTTGGAAAGAAATGGTCACTTTTCTTATTATGCACTTTGTGGTAATGTTATGATGAGGTTTATGTGGTTTTACACGACACGTTTGTACCCTGTGATTGTCCCACTCGAATCACGGAGCTGATTATCTTTGTCTCTTCTCTCACAGCAGGGAGAATATTCTCAAGGGATCGCTGAATTAAAATATTGCTCAAGAAGGTAGAAAAGAAACTGGAAGCACCCAATTCTACTACCTGCTCACCAGGGGATTGTTATAGTGCAGCTGCCACTAGTGGAGCTATATAT is a genomic window of Mixophyes fleayi isolate aMixFle1 chromosome 2, aMixFle1.hap1, whole genome shotgun sequence containing:
- the NCDN gene encoding neurochondrin, with product MTSRAETSTGEGTQNSALERCLEVLKAAKSDSEQFAALLLVTKCARAGELDDGTRRRIFDAVGFSFPNRLLFSKTTPDGCPEHLFRSLGLTLLACFCTEPSLATHPQVLNKIPILNETLLTSCPPDSIDLTSMVEDAYQCIVSIMTSPQGVKHLVSGGTVSSLCKAYLNRNQGWENALKILTALLTSMPEKCWKKSSTECQRLLFRLCEEFYNEENNRKFHLLEILPGFLPPSPVLLETSWGTDCLKHLCRGLLKILSNKLSISQRDPALKLGACLSHIYGSSWIFVESKGERARFLCLLVNLACVEIRMALEDPEPLDSRQAAATACYALVEMGIQECTKEEGHPMLKENQKLQLLQVMQEACGAVMYYLQQMGSEKLEDPFVLASVRLLGVWLAEETSCLKQEVIQLLPFLVHYMQTWHQRGVSCRSQPKEVSQMAILSSSWGAVWPGDAVRFLLPALCHLSAEEAPRRILISEGVPALLCEYYQQQWEVFSTEELPNETRHVAELSLQSCCGVFLNLVVTEPTLVGQESCFVTLMKLLMQSLPVQLPKGHLILIANISTLGLMMSRLLASTAALQESVSQDFFLAVIQFLSRSHIVSNDPDTGKHHIALCEGYADVWADISELWFLGVQAFSACLPLLPWLSPLVLSSGWLQDILCLLGRVSPHSVELELVTVLQALLTELAQSSVSCKVLIQQQGGIEKANLYGMATLEQCLSEIL